In one Vulgatibacter incomptus genomic region, the following are encoded:
- the sucC gene encoding ADP-forming succinate--CoA ligase subunit beta: MKIHEYQGKEIFRKYGVPTPRGILATSPSEAEAAAKQLATPIVVVKSQVHAGGRGKGTFVDSDGGRGVRLAKSAAEARTFAEAMLGKTLVTIQTGAEGAKVHKLYVEEGLDIGRELYLGVTLDRDNGRMSIMASTEGGVEIEEVAATHPEKILKAAIDPAVGFQAFQGRQLAFGLGLEGPTVGKFVKFCDALAKVVDGTDAALVEVNPLVITKGGEVIALDAKLEFDDNALFRHGDLQSFRDPLEEDPREREAKEFDLAYISLSGNIGCMVNGAGLAMATMDIIQYCGGMPANFLDVGGGADAKKVTAAFKLILADPAVKAVFVNIFGGIMKCDVIADGVLTAAKEVGLKVPLVVRLEGTNVELGKKKFAESGMNIITADTMLEGAQKAVAAAGGK; this comes from the coding sequence GTGAAGATCCACGAGTACCAGGGAAAGGAGATCTTCCGGAAGTACGGCGTACCGACGCCCCGGGGGATCCTCGCGACGTCGCCGAGCGAGGCAGAGGCCGCCGCGAAGCAGCTCGCCACGCCGATCGTCGTCGTGAAGAGCCAGGTCCACGCCGGCGGCCGCGGCAAGGGCACCTTCGTCGACTCCGACGGCGGCAGGGGCGTTCGTCTCGCCAAGTCGGCCGCGGAGGCAAGGACCTTCGCCGAGGCGATGCTCGGCAAGACCCTCGTCACCATCCAGACCGGCGCCGAGGGCGCGAAGGTCCACAAGCTCTACGTGGAGGAAGGCCTCGACATCGGCCGTGAGCTCTACCTGGGCGTGACCCTCGACCGCGACAACGGCCGGATGTCCATCATGGCGTCCACCGAGGGCGGCGTAGAGATCGAGGAGGTCGCCGCTACCCACCCCGAGAAGATCCTCAAGGCGGCGATCGACCCCGCCGTGGGCTTCCAGGCCTTCCAGGGTCGTCAGCTCGCCTTCGGCCTCGGCCTCGAGGGCCCCACCGTGGGCAAGTTCGTGAAGTTCTGCGACGCCCTCGCCAAGGTCGTGGACGGCACGGACGCCGCCCTCGTCGAGGTCAACCCGCTGGTGATCACCAAGGGCGGCGAAGTCATCGCCCTCGACGCCAAGCTGGAGTTCGACGACAACGCGCTCTTCCGGCACGGGGACCTGCAGTCCTTCCGCGATCCCCTCGAGGAGGATCCGCGGGAGCGCGAGGCCAAGGAGTTCGACCTCGCCTACATCTCCCTCAGCGGAAACATCGGCTGCATGGTGAACGGCGCCGGCCTCGCCATGGCGACGATGGACATCATCCAGTACTGCGGCGGCATGCCCGCGAACTTCCTCGACGTGGGCGGTGGCGCCGACGCGAAGAAGGTCACGGCGGCGTTCAAGCTCATCCTCGCCGATCCCGCGGTGAAGGCGGTCTTCGTCAACATCTTCGGCGGCATCATGAAGTGCGACGTCATCGCCGACGGCGTGCTCACGGCGGCCAAGGAAGTGGGCCTCAAGGTCCCCCTCGTCGTTCGGCTCGAGGGCACCAACGTCGAGCTCGGCAAGAAGAAGTTCGCCGAGAGTGGAATGAACATCATCACGGCCGACACCATGCTCGAGGGCGCCCAGAAGGCGGTCGCCGCGGCCGGAGGCAAGTAA
- the icd gene encoding isocitrate dehydrogenase (NADP(+)): MANFEKLKVPATGSRITVGANGNLNVPADPIIPFIEGDGTGPDIWNATKLVLDAAVEKAYAGKRKIHWFEIYAGEKANEVYGPNTWLPNDTLEAIKEYIVAIKGPLTTPVGGGIRSINVALRQELDLYSCIRPVRWFEGVPAPVKEPGKLDVVIFRENTEDVYSGIEYKSGSADVEKLRNFINTELKPKEPIREGSGIGIKPISAFGSKRLVAAAIKHAIATGRTMVTLVHKGNIMKFTEGAFRDWGYEVAKEQFADVVISEADLWEKHDGKLPAGKILINDRIADNMFQQILLRPDEYQILATPNLNGDYLSDAAAAQVGGLGIAPGGNVGDKAAVFEATHGTAPKYAGQDKVNPGSLILSGEMMLRHMGWNEAADLVVKGMEQAILNKTVTYDFHRQMEGATLLKASEFAVAMCKAM; encoded by the coding sequence ATGGCGAACTTCGAGAAGCTGAAAGTGCCGGCGACCGGCTCGCGGATCACCGTGGGCGCAAACGGGAATCTGAACGTCCCCGCTGATCCGATCATCCCCTTCATCGAAGGCGACGGCACCGGTCCCGATATCTGGAACGCCACGAAGCTCGTCCTCGACGCCGCCGTGGAGAAGGCCTACGCCGGTAAGCGCAAGATCCACTGGTTCGAGATCTACGCCGGCGAGAAGGCGAACGAGGTCTACGGCCCGAACACCTGGCTGCCGAACGACACCCTCGAGGCGATCAAAGAGTACATCGTCGCGATCAAGGGTCCCCTCACCACGCCGGTGGGCGGCGGCATCCGCTCGATCAACGTCGCGCTCCGCCAGGAGCTCGACCTCTACTCCTGCATCCGCCCCGTGCGCTGGTTCGAGGGCGTGCCCGCTCCGGTGAAGGAGCCCGGCAAGCTCGACGTGGTGATCTTCCGCGAGAACACGGAGGACGTCTACTCGGGCATCGAGTACAAGTCCGGCTCCGCCGATGTCGAGAAGCTCCGCAACTTCATCAACACCGAGCTCAAGCCCAAGGAGCCGATCCGCGAGGGCTCGGGCATCGGCATCAAGCCGATCTCCGCCTTCGGCTCCAAGCGCCTCGTGGCGGCGGCGATCAAGCACGCGATCGCCACCGGCCGGACCATGGTGACCCTGGTTCACAAGGGGAACATCATGAAGTTCACCGAGGGTGCGTTCCGCGACTGGGGCTACGAGGTGGCCAAGGAGCAGTTCGCCGACGTCGTGATCTCCGAGGCCGACCTCTGGGAGAAGCACGACGGCAAGCTGCCCGCCGGCAAGATCCTCATCAACGACCGGATCGCGGACAACATGTTCCAGCAGATCCTCCTGCGGCCGGACGAGTACCAGATCCTCGCCACCCCGAACCTCAACGGCGACTACCTCTCCGACGCGGCGGCCGCGCAGGTCGGCGGCCTCGGCATCGCGCCGGGCGGCAACGTGGGCGACAAGGCGGCGGTCTTCGAGGCCACCCACGGCACGGCCCCCAAGTACGCCGGCCAGGACAAGGTGAACCCGGGTTCGCTGATCCTCTCGGGCGAGATGATGCTGCGCCACATGGGCTGGAACGAGGCGGCGGATCTCGTGGTCAAGGGCATGGAGCAGGCGATCCTGAACAAGACGGTCACCTACGACTTCCACCGCCAGATGGAGGGCGCGACGCTGCTGAAGGCGTCGGAGTTCGCCGTGGCGATGTGCAAGGCGATGTAG
- a CDS encoding zinc ribbon domain-containing protein, producing the protein MTIDFNCQQCDASFEIEIGEILEGDPIVCPNCGQKAARKISEELGNALDELLAKVAELRPKFLLALTIESDDLPAPYDEEPAEEEEEEEEESEEEDEGYEDDDEDEDEDEDEDEDEER; encoded by the coding sequence ATGACCATCGACTTCAATTGCCAGCAGTGCGACGCATCCTTCGAGATCGAGATCGGCGAGATCCTCGAGGGGGATCCGATCGTCTGCCCGAATTGTGGCCAGAAGGCCGCCCGCAAGATCTCCGAGGAGCTCGGAAACGCCCTCGACGAGCTCCTCGCCAAGGTCGCCGAGCTCCGGCCCAAGTTCCTGCTCGCCCTCACCATCGAATCCGACGATCTCCCCGCGCCCTACGACGAAGAGCCCGCCGAGGAGGAAGAGGAAGAAGAGGAAGAGTCCGAGGAAGAGGACGAGGGCTACGAAGACGACGACGAGGATGAGGACGAAGACGAGGACGAAGACGAGGACGAAGAACGCTGA
- a CDS encoding fumarate reductase/succinate dehydrogenase flavoprotein subunit, whose amino-acid sequence MKLDSKIPSGPIEKKWDNHRFEMKLVNPANKRKYRVIVVGSGLAGASAAATLSELGYEVDCFCFQDSPRRAHSIAAQGGINAAKNYQNDGDSIHRLFYDTVKGGDFRSREANVYRLAQVSVNIIDQCVAQGVPFAREYGGTLANRSFGGAQVSRTFYARGQTGQQLLLGAYSALEKQIGAGAVRMFARHEMLELVLIDGHARGIVTRDLQTGAIEAWAADAVVLATGGYSNAFFLSTNATGCNVTATWRAFKKGAAFANPCYTQIHPTCIPVHGEHQSKLTLMSESLRNDGRIWVPKKAGDSRAPGQIPHDERDYYLERKYPSFGNLSPRDISSRAAKQVCDEGRGVGPGGQGVYLDFADAIQRLGEDVVRDRYGNLFQMYEQITGENPYRLPMRIYPAPHYTMGGLWVDYNLMSTIPGLHVVGEANFSDHGANRLGASALMQGLADGYFVLPYTIGDYFANAKQPKVTTDHPEFKRTIEEVGGRVKRLLSIKGKRTVNSYHRELGRLLWEKCGMARNAQGLKEALVRIPEIRAEFWENVSVTGEGGDLNQALERAGRVADFLEFGELMVRDALEREESCGGHFREEYQTADGEALRNDDKFAHVAAWEYQGPDKAPIRHKESLEFENVHLATRSYK is encoded by the coding sequence GTGAAACTCGACTCGAAGATCCCCAGCGGCCCCATCGAAAAGAAGTGGGACAACCACCGCTTCGAGATGAAGCTGGTGAACCCGGCCAACAAGCGGAAGTACCGCGTGATCGTGGTGGGCTCGGGCCTGGCCGGCGCCTCGGCTGCCGCCACGCTCTCGGAGCTCGGCTACGAGGTCGACTGCTTCTGCTTCCAGGACAGCCCGCGCCGTGCGCACTCGATCGCTGCCCAGGGCGGCATCAACGCGGCCAAGAACTACCAGAACGACGGCGACAGCATCCACCGCCTCTTCTACGACACGGTGAAGGGCGGCGACTTCCGCTCCCGCGAGGCGAACGTCTACCGCCTCGCCCAGGTGAGCGTGAACATCATCGACCAGTGCGTGGCCCAGGGCGTCCCCTTCGCCCGGGAGTACGGCGGCACCCTGGCGAACCGCTCCTTCGGCGGCGCCCAGGTCTCCCGTACCTTCTACGCCCGCGGCCAGACCGGCCAGCAGCTCCTCCTCGGCGCCTACTCGGCCCTCGAGAAGCAGATCGGCGCAGGCGCGGTACGGATGTTCGCCCGCCACGAGATGCTCGAGCTGGTGCTGATCGACGGCCACGCCCGCGGCATCGTCACCCGCGACCTGCAGACCGGCGCCATCGAGGCCTGGGCCGCTGACGCCGTGGTGCTCGCCACCGGCGGCTACAGCAACGCCTTCTTCCTCTCGACGAACGCCACGGGCTGCAACGTGACCGCGACCTGGCGCGCCTTCAAGAAGGGCGCGGCCTTCGCGAACCCCTGCTACACGCAGATCCACCCGACGTGCATCCCCGTCCACGGCGAGCATCAGTCGAAGCTCACCCTGATGTCGGAGAGCCTCCGGAACGACGGGCGGATCTGGGTGCCGAAGAAGGCCGGCGACAGCCGCGCCCCCGGCCAGATCCCGCACGACGAGCGCGACTACTACCTGGAGCGAAAGTACCCCAGCTTCGGCAATCTCTCGCCCCGCGACATCTCCTCCCGCGCTGCCAAGCAGGTCTGCGACGAGGGGCGGGGCGTCGGACCGGGCGGGCAGGGCGTCTACCTCGACTTCGCCGACGCCATCCAGCGCCTGGGCGAGGACGTGGTCCGCGATCGCTACGGCAACCTCTTCCAGATGTACGAGCAGATCACGGGAGAGAACCCGTACCGCCTGCCCATGCGGATCTACCCGGCGCCGCACTACACGATGGGTGGCCTCTGGGTCGACTACAACCTGATGAGCACGATCCCCGGCCTGCACGTGGTCGGCGAGGCGAACTTCTCCGACCACGGTGCCAACCGCCTCGGCGCCTCGGCGCTGATGCAGGGCCTCGCGGACGGCTACTTCGTGCTCCCGTACACCATCGGTGACTACTTCGCGAACGCGAAGCAGCCGAAGGTGACGACGGATCATCCGGAGTTCAAGAGGACGATCGAGGAGGTCGGCGGCCGGGTGAAGCGCCTGCTCTCGATCAAGGGCAAGCGCACGGTCAACTCGTACCATCGCGAGCTCGGCCGCCTCCTCTGGGAGAAGTGCGGCATGGCGCGGAACGCCCAGGGCCTGAAGGAGGCGCTGGTGCGCATCCCCGAGATCCGGGCAGAGTTCTGGGAGAATGTCTCGGTCACCGGCGAGGGCGGGGATCTGAACCAGGCCCTCGAGCGGGCCGGCCGCGTGGCGGACTTCCTCGAGTTCGGCGAGCTCATGGTCCGCGACGCCCTGGAGCGCGAGGAGTCGTGCGGCGGCCACTTCCGCGAGGAGTACCAGACGGCGGACGGCGAGGCGCTCCGGAACGACGACAAGTTCGCCCACGTGGCGGCCTGGGAGTACCAGGGACCGGACAAGGCGCCGATCCGGCACAAGGAGTCCCTGGAGTTCGAGAACGTGCACCTGGCTACTCGGAGCTACAAGTGA
- the carA gene encoding glutamine-hydrolyzing carbamoyl-phosphate synthase small subunit: protein MKDGSTGKAILALEDGTVFEGTGFGARAEAAGEVVFQTSPTGYQEILTDPGSAGQLVVFAYPELGNVGVTDVAFESATVHAAGVVARHVALAPSSHLAKEALQPWLASHGTPGIEGIDTRMLIRHIRDGGPKRGVLSTLDGADAKTLVEKARALPPATGLVARVSTKVRYELPAEGASRFHVVVYDLGVKRSLLRRLAEQGCRLTVVPFTTTAADVLALQPDGIVLSGGPGDPSDLSEAEAAVRALLGKTPILGVNLGHQLLAKAAGARMQRLVHPHHGANYPVKELSTGKVAITGQSHSFAVDAESLGAIGAAVTHSSVHDGSVEGIELPAFRAIGVQFHPESAPGPLDSLALFGRFTAMMEGAPVPDRSQA from the coding sequence GTGAAGGACGGTTCTACGGGCAAGGCGATCCTGGCCCTCGAAGACGGGACGGTCTTCGAAGGGACGGGCTTTGGCGCACGGGCGGAGGCCGCCGGCGAGGTGGTCTTCCAGACCTCTCCCACCGGATACCAGGAGATCCTCACGGATCCCGGATCCGCCGGCCAGCTCGTGGTCTTCGCCTACCCCGAGCTCGGCAACGTCGGGGTGACCGACGTGGCCTTCGAGTCCGCGACCGTCCACGCCGCCGGCGTCGTCGCCCGGCACGTGGCGCTGGCTCCTTCCAGCCACCTCGCGAAGGAGGCGCTGCAGCCCTGGCTCGCGAGCCACGGCACGCCTGGCATCGAGGGCATCGACACCCGCATGCTGATCCGGCACATCCGCGACGGCGGTCCGAAGCGGGGCGTGCTCTCCACCCTCGACGGCGCCGACGCCAAGACCCTGGTGGAGAAGGCGAGGGCGCTTCCGCCTGCGACCGGCCTCGTCGCCCGGGTGAGCACGAAGGTGCGCTACGAGCTCCCGGCCGAAGGGGCGAGCCGCTTCCACGTGGTCGTATACGACCTCGGCGTGAAGCGTTCCCTGCTGCGGCGGCTCGCCGAGCAGGGCTGCCGCCTCACCGTCGTCCCCTTTACGACGACCGCTGCCGACGTGCTGGCGCTCCAGCCCGACGGCATCGTCCTCTCCGGCGGCCCCGGCGATCCCTCCGACCTCTCCGAGGCGGAGGCCGCCGTCCGGGCGCTCCTGGGCAAGACCCCCATACTCGGCGTCAACCTGGGTCACCAGCTCCTGGCGAAGGCCGCCGGCGCCCGGATGCAGCGCCTCGTTCATCCGCACCACGGCGCCAACTACCCGGTGAAGGAGCTCTCCACCGGCAAGGTCGCCATCACCGGACAGAGCCACTCCTTCGCAGTCGACGCGGAGAGCCTGGGCGCGATCGGCGCTGCAGTCACCCACTCTTCCGTCCACGACGGCAGCGTGGAGGGGATCGAGCTGCCGGCCTTCCGTGCCATCGGTGTGCAGTTCCACCCGGAGTCCGCGCCGGGACCCCTCGATTCCCTGGCGCTCTTCGGTCGGTTCACTGCCATGATGGAGGGGGCGCCGGTTCCGGATCGCTCGCAGGCGTGA
- the mdh gene encoding malate dehydrogenase — MARRNKIAVVGAGNIGGNIGLLCAERRLGDVVLYDIERVAGPTKGKALDINQLNAVRGLDTRLVGTSDFADAEGADVVIVTAGVPRKPGMSRDDLVGVNMPIISDVAEKVKKHTPNAFVIVISNPLDAMVYAMHKVAGLADHMVCGMAGVLDSSRFRFFVSEALDVSIEDVHAVVLGGHGDDMVPLTRLCSVGGVPLESLLPKDKLDAIVDRTRKGGGELVQLFGTGSAYFAPAESAVSMAESYLLDRKRVLPVAARLHGEYGIDGYFFGVPARIGGGGVEKVYEIALDPAEKVMLDKSFHAVKAVVESCKL; from the coding sequence ATGGCTCGCAGGAACAAGATCGCGGTCGTCGGCGCCGGCAACATCGGCGGGAACATCGGGCTCCTCTGCGCGGAGCGGCGCCTCGGCGACGTGGTGCTCTACGACATCGAGAGGGTGGCAGGTCCGACCAAGGGCAAGGCCCTCGACATCAACCAGCTCAACGCGGTGCGCGGCCTCGACACGCGCCTCGTGGGGACGAGCGACTTCGCCGACGCGGAAGGCGCGGACGTCGTCATCGTCACGGCCGGCGTGCCCCGCAAGCCGGGCATGAGCCGCGACGACCTCGTCGGCGTGAACATGCCGATCATCTCCGACGTCGCGGAGAAGGTGAAGAAGCACACGCCGAACGCCTTCGTGATCGTGATCTCGAACCCCCTCGACGCGATGGTCTACGCGATGCACAAGGTCGCGGGCCTGGCTGACCACATGGTCTGCGGCATGGCCGGCGTCCTCGACTCCTCGCGCTTCCGCTTCTTCGTCTCCGAGGCCCTCGACGTCTCCATCGAGGACGTCCACGCGGTGGTCCTCGGCGGCCACGGCGACGACATGGTGCCGCTGACCCGCCTCTGCTCGGTGGGCGGCGTTCCCCTCGAGAGCCTCCTCCCCAAGGACAAGCTCGACGCCATCGTCGACCGCACCCGCAAGGGCGGCGGCGAGCTCGTGCAGCTCTTCGGAACCGGCTCGGCGTACTTCGCGCCGGCGGAGAGCGCCGTCTCGATGGCGGAGTCCTACCTCCTCGACCGAAAGCGGGTCCTCCCGGTTGCGGCGCGCCTCCATGGCGAATACGGCATCGACGGCTACTTCTTCGGCGTCCCGGCCCGCATCGGCGGCGGCGGCGTGGAGAAGGTCTACGAGATCGCCCTCGACCCGGCCGAGAAGGTCATGCTCGACAAGTCGTTCCACGCGGTGAAGGCCGTCGTGGAGTCGTGCAAGCTCTAA
- a CDS encoding succinate dehydrogenase/fumarate reductase iron-sulfur subunit has product MSAGTMKLKLRVWRQKNGNTPGKMIDYLAEDVSPDMSFLEMLDVVNEKLEAKGDEPIAFDHDCREGICGTCSLVIDGQAHGPIPGVTTCQLHMRSFRDGQEVTIEPFRAAAFPVVKDLVVNRGAFDKVVAAGGFVSVRTGGTPDGNAIPISKEEADLSMDAAACIGCGACVAACPNASAMLFVGAQISKYKHLPQGQVERTSRANGMIAEMDAQGFGNCTNHRECEAVCPKEIPIRVIAELNREFIRAKSKGKRVAGKSDGA; this is encoded by the coding sequence GTGAGCGCGGGAACGATGAAGCTGAAGCTGCGGGTCTGGCGGCAGAAGAACGGGAACACGCCGGGCAAGATGATCGACTACCTCGCCGAGGACGTCAGCCCGGACATGTCCTTCCTCGAGATGCTCGACGTCGTGAACGAGAAGCTCGAGGCCAAGGGCGACGAGCCCATCGCCTTCGACCACGACTGCCGCGAGGGCATCTGCGGCACGTGCTCGCTGGTGATCGACGGCCAGGCCCACGGCCCGATCCCGGGCGTGACCACCTGCCAGCTCCACATGCGCTCCTTCCGCGACGGACAGGAGGTCACCATCGAGCCCTTCCGGGCGGCAGCCTTCCCGGTGGTGAAGGACCTGGTGGTGAACCGCGGCGCCTTCGACAAGGTGGTGGCGGCGGGCGGCTTCGTCTCCGTCCGGACCGGCGGCACTCCCGACGGCAACGCGATCCCCATCTCGAAAGAGGAGGCCGACCTCTCGATGGACGCCGCCGCTTGCATCGGCTGCGGCGCCTGTGTGGCGGCCTGCCCGAACGCGTCGGCGATGCTCTTCGTGGGCGCGCAGATCTCCAAGTACAAGCACCTGCCCCAGGGCCAGGTGGAGCGCACCTCCCGTGCGAACGGGATGATCGCGGAGATGGACGCCCAGGGCTTCGGCAACTGCACCAACCACCGCGAGTGCGAGGCCGTCTGTCCGAAGGAGATCCCCATCCGCGTGATCGCCGAGCTGAACCGCGAGTTCATCCGCGCCAAGTCGAAGGGCAAGCGGGTGGCGGGCAAGTCCGACGGCGCGTGA
- the pyk gene encoding pyruvate kinase codes for MRKAKIVCTLGPASDSLEQIEALVRAGMDVARLNFSHGTHRDHERRLGLVREAAQRVGRPVAVLQDLQGPKIRTGKMRGGKITLATGSEVTITTEEVLGTSSRFSTTYAGLVRDVRIGDDVLLADGRIKLTVLKKPKKNEIRCKVTLGGELGNNKGINLPGTKVSAPSLTEKDAADLEFGLAIGVDYVAISFVRTADDVRNVKRIAGERVPIIAKIEMPQAVADIDAIAEIADGIMVARGDLGVELPLERVPLIQKMLIERTNAQGKIVIVATEMLESMIHEARPTRAEVSDVANAVLDGADAVMLSAETASGAHPVEAAATMAAIVQEVERSHRFRSLKPHNLARSDSFSSAVARACCAAAEQLGLDSIAACTQTGRAARLISEHRPAARIFALTPLPETYRRMALCWGVIPLMIPAYSTPDEMLRVVTDVLLREKFAKRGDPVVISSGVPNQPMSTNLMTIHRL; via the coding sequence ATGCGCAAAGCAAAGATCGTCTGCACCCTGGGCCCCGCTTCCGACTCGCTCGAGCAGATCGAGGCGCTCGTCCGGGCGGGCATGGACGTCGCCCGGCTGAACTTCTCCCACGGCACCCACCGCGACCACGAGCGGCGCCTGGGCCTCGTCCGGGAGGCCGCGCAGCGCGTAGGCCGCCCCGTGGCGGTGCTGCAGGACCTGCAGGGACCGAAGATCCGCACCGGAAAGATGCGGGGCGGCAAGATCACCCTCGCCACCGGCTCCGAGGTGACGATCACCACCGAGGAGGTGCTGGGCACCTCCTCGCGGTTCTCCACGACCTACGCCGGCCTCGTGCGCGACGTGCGGATCGGCGACGACGTCCTCCTCGCCGACGGCCGCATCAAGCTCACCGTCCTCAAGAAGCCCAAGAAGAACGAGATCCGCTGCAAGGTCACCCTCGGCGGCGAGCTCGGGAACAACAAGGGCATCAACCTCCCCGGCACCAAGGTCTCCGCGCCCTCCCTCACCGAGAAGGACGCCGCCGACCTCGAGTTCGGCCTCGCCATCGGCGTGGACTACGTGGCGATCTCGTTCGTCCGCACCGCGGACGACGTGCGCAACGTGAAGCGGATCGCCGGCGAGCGCGTGCCGATCATCGCCAAGATCGAGATGCCCCAGGCCGTCGCCGACATCGATGCCATCGCGGAGATCGCGGACGGCATCATGGTCGCCCGCGGCGATCTGGGCGTAGAGCTCCCCCTCGAGCGCGTCCCCTTGATCCAGAAGATGCTGATCGAGCGGACCAACGCCCAGGGCAAGATCGTGATCGTCGCCACCGAGATGCTCGAGTCGATGATCCACGAGGCCCGCCCCACCCGCGCCGAGGTCTCGGACGTCGCCAACGCCGTCCTCGACGGCGCCGACGCGGTGATGCTCTCCGCGGAGACCGCGAGCGGCGCACACCCGGTGGAGGCGGCTGCCACCATGGCCGCCATCGTCCAGGAGGTGGAGCGGAGCCACCGCTTCCGCTCCCTGAAGCCCCACAACCTGGCGCGCTCCGACTCCTTCTCGTCTGCGGTGGCCCGCGCCTGCTGCGCCGCCGCCGAGCAGCTCGGCCTCGACTCGATCGCAGCCTGCACCCAGACCGGCCGCGCCGCCCGCCTCATCTCCGAGCACCGCCCCGCAGCCCGGATCTTCGCCCTCACCCCGCTGCCCGAGACCTACCGCCGGATGGCGCTGTGCTGGGGCGTGATCCCCCTGATGATCCCGGCCTACAGCACGCCCGACGAGATGCTCCGCGTCGTCACCGACGTGCTCCTGCGCGAGAAGTTCGCCAAGCGCGGCGACCCCGTGGTGATCTCGAGCGGCGTCCCCAACCAGCCGATGTCCACCAACCTGATGACGATTCATCGGCTGTAG
- a CDS encoding succinate dehydrogenase cytochrome b subunit produces the protein MHSGATTTGPRAGKSVIGRVAQSSVGAKWVMGVTGALFVFWLLLHLGGNLQVFKGAEIYNGYAAFLANEPALLWGQRLFVLVIVVLHVLAGMRLFYLNKKARPQGYQGYRYRKATWITRTMPYTGLLLLAFILFHLAHFTLGWVFPGDYAMVDALGRHDIYTNMIRSFSIGGIVVIYVVGMFLLALHLSHGVWSAIQTFGLNGRRWTPFAIQAGRILSAIIAAGFASIPVAILLGIFGS, from the coding sequence ATGCATTCGGGTGCAACCACGACCGGCCCCCGCGCCGGAAAATCGGTGATCGGCCGCGTGGCTCAGTCGTCGGTCGGCGCGAAGTGGGTCATGGGCGTCACCGGGGCGCTCTTCGTCTTCTGGCTGCTCCTCCACCTGGGCGGCAACCTCCAGGTGTTCAAGGGCGCGGAGATCTACAACGGCTACGCCGCGTTCCTCGCGAACGAGCCCGCGCTGCTCTGGGGCCAGAGGCTCTTCGTGCTGGTGATCGTGGTCCTCCACGTCCTCGCCGGCATGAGGCTCTTCTATCTGAACAAGAAGGCCAGGCCGCAGGGCTACCAGGGCTATCGGTACCGGAAGGCCACGTGGATCACCCGTACGATGCCGTACACGGGGCTGCTCCTCCTGGCCTTCATCCTCTTCCACCTCGCGCACTTCACCCTGGGCTGGGTCTTCCCGGGTGACTACGCGATGGTGGACGCCCTGGGCCGCCACGACATCTACACGAACATGATCCGCAGCTTCTCCATCGGCGGGATCGTGGTGATCTACGTGGTGGGGATGTTCCTGCTGGCGCTGCACCTCTCGCACGGCGTGTGGAGCGCGATCCAGACCTTCGGCCTCAACGGCCGGCGCTGGACCCCGTTCGCGATCCAGGCGGGCCGGATCCTCAGCGCGATCATCGCCGCCGGCTTCGCCTCCATCCCCGTCGCGATCCTGCTCGGGATCTTCGGGAGCTGA